From Rhodococcus sp. B7740:
TGAACGCACGGCTGCGGCCCGTGGGAGCACCCAGTTCGTCAAGCAGGTGTACTTGCGCGAAGTCCGGGTGCCAGAGCGATATCGATGACTTGCTCGAGCGTCAATACACCCTTGGCGTTCACATCGATTCGGGTGCCGTCGATCGCGCTCGCAACGACGCGAGTCGTGTGCGTGCTGTCCTGGATGTCGAGCACAGTTCCGTCTGATTCCTCCGACCGCTGGTCGACGAAGCCCGCGAGGCACGGACCAGCGGGCTGAGCGGACAACCCGACGGTGACTGTCAGCGTGCCGGTCCGGTTGCCGACGGTGACGGTTCCGAGCGCATCTGCCTCGCCGTCGATCGACTGCCGTACTGCGCCCGCGTCGAAGCCGAAGGTCGGTGCGAACGGTTCGGGTTCGACGGTCGCTCCGGTGGGAAGTGCCGCGATCAGGGCATCGGTCATCGACTGTGCTTTGGAGTCGAATCTCCACGGCACTTCGGAGTTGTCGGCGTCGCCCTCGATGGCGAATGCGTAGTTCACTCGCACCGAGTCCTCGGGCTGAATGACCTCCGCGCAACCTGGAATCGTGATCGGGTCGGGCTGCGGTTCGTGCAGCAGTCCGGCAACAACCGTGCCGACAGCAACAATCCCGACGATCACTGCAACCGTCGACCATACCGAGCCCCGTGCGCCTGTCGATGTCATACGGTCCTTGTCATTTTCGGAACGTTGCGTGTCGCGGGGTGTAGTTCTGTGCTCACTGGGGCACACCCACAGTGTCCAACCTATGGCGACTCCTCGCCCCGACCCTGTGGAGACTTCATGACAATGCCGACCGACGCAAGCGATGCAGTTCCGTCCGAAGGCAGCAACGACGGCCCACGCGAGCACACCGCCGAAACGGACGCGGTCGAGGGCGCACACGTGGACGACGAGAACGTGCCACACCCTCCCGAGAACGGAAACGTGCAGAACTGAACCGCGAGTCGACGGCATGATCGGTACGTGATCACGAACCGTCCGTCGAACAGTTCCGCAGGTTGGCGCAGTCGTCACCGTGGCGGTGGAAGACCGTCGAGTTCGAGCTCCTACCTTCTCCCCACACACTGCCGGTTCACGCATGGATTCGTCGTCCTGGAAATATGCGCGTGGAGGACGCCAAGGGCAAGGTTGTCGAAAGAGTGTGCGCTGGTGTGCCGTTCGCCGACACGGTCGTGCAGTACTCGAACGGTGCATGTAGTCCGGCGGAGGGGCGTTGGCCGTCGGACACTTCACCGACGTTCGACTCCGACTGCCTCGTGTCTGCTCTACCGTCCATCACCGATTCATGGCTCGTGGATTACGACGATCCGTTCTACGAGAACTACCAGTGGATCGCCATGCTCAACCCGATCGAACTCACCCGCTCTGCTCACGATCATTCGTCCACCGAGACGGTCACGGAACTGTCCGAGGTGAGGGCCGTCGAGCATCACGGCCGACCGGCCTGGCAGGCGACTGTCGTCACGACGAACCGATACGAAGCCCGATGCGAGTGCTGTGCTCTGCTGAGCGGGCACTACGACTTCGAGGCGGACCACTGGGTCCCGGGACCACCGGAAACCGTGCGACTGGACGTCCAAACCGGCATCTGCGTCTACGTCGGCTCTCCTGGCGACGGATCGACCACAGCACCGGACCTCGACCTGACGATCATCGCCGTCGACGCTCGGATGGACGACCATCTGTTCACGGGCGGTGCCCACGCGGGAGAAACAACCTGACCGGTGGCCGGATTCGAGCTCGAATTGCACGGCCGGCTTGCCCGAGTTCGACTCGTGGACAACGAAGTCGCGGCAAACGCGCGCGCATTCGCCAGGCGCGCGCGAGTTCGTCGACGATTCCGCGAGCATTCGGCGAACGCGCGCGCGTTTGCGGTGAACAGGGAGAAGCTCGGCCACCCGAGCGAACGCGCGCGCGTTTGCGGCGATCTCTATGTTCGGCGCAACGGAATGATGCTGCGAACTCGTTCGTCCCGCAGCCACAGCGCTCCCCACGCGACGATTCCCACGTAGATCGCGAAGAACACTGTGCTCAGCAGCGGCTTCTCGACGCGCCAATTGGTCAGCACCGCACCGCCGAGATAGCCGGTGAGCACGATGGCACCCAGAATCGACGTCACGGGAACTGCGTAGAGAACCAAGATGACGAGCATGACGATGCCGGTGATCGGCGCCATCTCGTCGCGCAGACCGAGGTCGACCGACGCGTCCTTCACCACCTGCAGATTCAGAATGTGGCTGATCGCGTCGAACAGAAGAAACACGATCACGAGGATCTGTAGAACGAGGCCGATCCGCGGGGCGATCTTGCCCGGCGTTGTGGTGTGGGTGGTGGTCATGGCTGCCTCCTCGGTAGCGGTCGAGGTCACTTCTTGGACCCGGGCCAACCGCAAAAGTCACCGCCCGCGCCCCGATCAGTAAGGTCGAGGGATGACTGTGCGAGCAGGTGTGGTGGTCACGGGAACCGAGGTTCTGGCCGGTCGCGTCACGGACCGGAACGGCCCGTGGGTGGCTCAGCGACTTCTGGAGATGGGGGTCGACGTCGCACACATCACCGTCTGCGGTGATCGGCCGGACGATCTGACGGCGCAGGTTCGGTTCCTGGCCGATCAACGCGTCGACTTGATCGTCACCACCGGCGGTTTGGGTCCGACTGCCGATGACCTCACCGTCCCGACCGTCGCCGCACTGTACGGCCGCGAATTGACACTGGACCCCGAACTCGAAGATCGCATCCACGCGATCGTCCAACGGTGGCGAAGCCGGATGAGTTCTGCAGCCGACTCCGAGCCGCTGCGCGCCGGTATCCGAAAGCAGGCGATGGTTCCCCTCGGCGCGCAGTCGATTTCACCGACCGGAACCGCACCCGGGGTAGCGATACCCGCCGACGACTCCAGATCACTGCCCGCCGTCCTCATCCTGCCCGGCCCACCTCGCGAACTGCAGGCGATGTGGCCGGAGGCCCTCGACAGCGCACCCGTCGCCGAGGTTCTCGCACGCCGCACGCACATGCGTCAGGACACCATTCGCGGCTATCGATTGTCCGAGGCCGACCTTGCCGCAACGCTGCGGACAGCCGAAAGCGAGATCACGGGATTCGGCGATCTCGAGATCACCACCTGTCTGAGCCTCGGCGAGCTCGAAATGGTGACCCGCTATACCGAGTCGGCGAGAACTGCCTACGCCGATCTCGAACGTCTCATCGAAAAAATCCATGGCACACAGGTCTTTTCGACCGATGGTTCCACGATCGACGACATCGTGGCACACCGTCTGTCCGGGCATCGCATCGCCACGGCAGAATCGTGCACCGGAGGGATGATCGCCGCACGTCTCACCGATCGCGCAGGATCGTCGGCGTACGTCATCGGCGCGGTGGTGTCCTACGCCAACGAGGCCAAGACCGGCCTGCTCGACGTCCCCGCAGAGGTCATCGAGCAACACGGAGCCGTGAGCGAGCCGGTGGCCGCGCTGATGGCCGAGGGAGCGCTGAACCGACTGAACGTCGACATCGCGGTATCGACCAGTGGAGTCGCAGGCCCGGGCGGGGGCACCGAGGCAAAACCGGTCGGCACCGTCTGTTTTGCCATCGCCTCCACCGGCCGGCCGACCGTCACCCGCACCCTTCATCTCCCCGGCGACCGGGCAAGTGTGCGTGCACTGTCCACCACCGCGGCAATGCACATGCTCGCCGACACGTTGGAGCCGGCGACCGACGCCTGAAGCTTGCTGCGCACTGCCGTCTAGTTAGGTTCGGCATTCCTTATATAGACTCCGTCGGTGCTCAGCGAGATGACCTACCTCGACCGCCCCGGCGTGCGCTTCGCGCGCGACCTCGGCCGCTTCGGTGACGACCCTGCTCTGATCACGACCGACGAGACGCTCACCTACCGTGACCTCGACGAACGCGTCGAGCATCGGGCATCGGAACTCGGAACGACGCGTCGTCTCGTGCTGATCGCCGGTTCCAACGACGTCGACGTGATCGTCACGTATCTGGCGGCGTTGCGGGCCGGGCATCCGGTGCTGATGGCTCCGGGCGAGAATCCTGGCCACTTCGACGGCCTGATCGACGCCTACCGGCCCGATGTAGTGGTGCGCACCGTCGACGGCCGCAGTGTCGTCGACAAGGACGACCGACGGCCCGCGCACCACTTGCACCCCGACCTCGCGTTGCTTCTGAGCACGTCCGGCTCCACCGGTTCGCCCAAACTCGTCCGACTCTCACACCGAAACGTGCAGTCCAACGCCGAGTCGATCGCCGAATATCTCGGCATCCGGGCCACCGACCGAGCAGCGACGACCCTGCCCATGCACTACTGCTACGGATTGTCGGTCGTGCACAGCCACCTCCTGCGCGGTGCCGCACTGATTCTGACCGATTCGTCCGTCGCCGATCCGGACTTCTGGACCCTCGTGCGGACCCAGCGCGGAACGACGTTCGCCGGCGTGCCGTACACCTTCGATCTGCTCGACCGGATGGGGTTCGAGGAGCTGGATCTGCCCGATCTGCGCTACATCACGCAGGCCGGTGGCAAGATGCCGCCGGACCGCGTCCGGAAGTACGCCGAGCTCGGTCGACGACGGGGATGGGACCTGTTCGTCATGTACGGGCAGACCGAGGCAACCGCCCGAATGGCCTATCTGCCATCCGATCTGGCCGCCACTCACCCACACACCATCGGCCGTCCGATCCCCGGGGGAGCCTTCCGACTGGAGACGGTCGACGACTGTCCCAGTGGGACAGGCGAACTCGTCTACTCGGGGCCGAACGTCATGCTCGGCTACGCCGAGAGTCCCGACGACCTTCGCCTCGGTGACACCCTCGCAGGCGAACTGCACACCGGCGATCTCGCGCGACTCACGGACGACGGATTCTACGAGGTGGTGGGCCGCCGAAGTCGATTCGCGAAGGCCTTCGGCCTGCGTATCGACCTGCAGCGCGTCGAGTCCGCGCTCGCGCAGCACGGTTTCACGGCATGCTGCACCGGTGGTGTCGACGAGCTGGTCGTCGTCATGGAGGGCGGAGACATCGACGCCGTCCGCCGCACTGCCGCGCAAACCAGTGGCCTTCCCGCTGCAGCGGTTCGGGTGTGTCTCGTCGACCGAGTGCCGCGAACGCCCACCGGTAAACCCGATCTGCGAGCGGTGGCGGACATCGCTGCCCGGCAGGATCTCGTCACGTCGGACACCGTCCCACCTACCGCCGATGTGAAGGCTCTGTTCGCCGAGATCCTGCACTGCTCACAGGTGGAGGACGACAGTACGTTCGTGAGTTTGGGCGGTGACTCGCTGTCGTACGTCCGTATGTCCCTGCGGCTGGAGGCCATGCTCGGCCATCTGCCCGAAAACTGGCACACCACACCGGTGCGAGACTTCGATCGAGGTCCGCGCTCACGCCGCGGCTGGCACCGAGTGGAGACGAACGTTCTGCTGCGCGCCCTCGCGATCCTGCTGATCGTCGGCTCGCACATTCACCTGTTCGCGGTACTCGGCGGGGCTCACGTGCTTCTCGGGATAGCTGGCTACAACTTCGCCCGCTTTCACCTCGGGGCCGCAGATCGCACCGAACGAACACGACGTGTGCTCCGAAGCGTCGCGCGGATAGCGATCCCCAGCATGGTGTGGATCGGACTCGTCATTGCCCTCACCGGGGACTATCGAATCACCAGTGCATTTCTGCTCAACGGGATCCTCGGCCCGGACGGGTGGTCCGCGGAATGGCGATACTGGTTCGTCGAGGCGATCGTGTACATCGTGCTCGCGGCTGCCGCGACACTGTCCGTTCCGTGGCTCGATCGGCTCGAACGTCGTCACGCGTTCTGGTTCCCGATGGGCCTCGTGGGCCTCGGACTCCTCACCCGGTACGGGCTGGTCGACATCGACGACAGCCCCAACCGCATCCTGACCGCGTCGGTGGTGTTCTGGTTGTTCGCGTTGGGTTGGGCTGCGGCGCAGGCAAATACGATCCGGCAACGCCTGTGTGTCACGGTAGCCATCGTGGCCACCGTTCCCGGGTTCTTCTTCGGCGACACGCAACGAGAAATCATCGTCACCATCGGCCTGTGCATGGTGGTATGGCTGTCGTCGGTTCCGTTCCCCGCGTTGCTGGGGCGGGTGGCAGGAGTTCTGGCGAGCGCCTCCCTCTTCATCTACCTCACCCATTTCCAGGTCTATCTGCCGCTGCGCGACGACCATCCCTGGCTGGCATTCGCCCTGTCGATCGTCGTCGGGATTCTCTACTGGCAGGCGGTCGAATTCGCACTTTCCCTCCGAAGTCGAATCGTCGACGTATTCGCGGGCCTCCCGAGACAACGCGCGTCCGACTTGTCAGACTCCCGACCACGAGCGCACAATTTGGCACCATGGCATTGATCTCGAAGGGCTTCGTGGGCCGACGACGCGGCGACGACGGGCGCACTCCCCCCGGTCAGTACCTGACCAAGGACTTTCCCGTCCTCGCGATCGGGCCCGCGCCGGTGGTCGCGACCGACACGTGGTCCTTCTCGATCGCCACCGAACGCGGCGACACTCGAAGCTGGACCTGGGACGAATTCGCGGCACTTCCGCACGAGAGCCCGACCGTCGACATCCACTGCGTCACCAAATGGTCGAAGCTCGACACCACGTGGAAGGGTGTGAGCCTCGACGTTCTGCTGGACGGACTCGACACCGATGCCGGCTTCGTCGTGGTGCACGGGTTCGACGGCTACACCACCAACCTCCCCCTGGAGGACCTCAGGGACGGGAAGGCCTGGCTGGTCACCGAGTTCGACGGCGCTCCCCTGGCTCGCGAACACGGCGGTCCCGCACGGCTTCTCGTTCCGCATCTGTACTTCTGGAAATCCGCGAAATGGATCTCACGCATCGAGCTCACGGTGGAGAACGAGCAAGGCTTCTGGGAGCGTGGTGGATACCACGACTACGGGGATCCGTGGCGCGAGCAGCGATACCAGGGCGACTGACGTGACATCGGCGGCCGGGGCGAAACCCTGGCTCGTTGCCACGGTGGCGGCCATGCGGCGTGAGACACCCACTGCGTCCACCCTCGTTCTCGACGTCGACGGTTGGCCCGGCCACCTTGCCGGGCAGCATGTGGACGTCAAGCTCACCGCCGAGGACGGCTACAGCGCACAGCGAAGCTACTCCGTGGCGTCGGCACCCGACGGCACGTCGCGTATCGAGATCACGGTGCAGAACGTCGCGGACGGCGAGGTGTCGCCCTACCTGGTCGACGTCGTCGAAGCCGGTGATCGCATCGAAATCCGCGGTCCGGTGGGTCGATGGTTCGTCTGGCGGCCGTCCCAGCCCTCCGAGAGACCGTCCCCGCCGATCCTGTTGGTGGGTGGCGGTTCCGGCATCGTCCCGCTCCGCGCGATGGTCCGCGCTCAGGCGTCCGCAACGGGTGGACGGGTGCCGTTCCGGGTGCTGTATTCGGTGCGCGAGCCCGCGGAGGTCTACTTCGCGGACGAGTGGGCTCGCCCTCCGGCGGGCGTGGACATCACCATGATCCACACGCGGCGTGCTCCTGCCGGCAACGCACGGCCGCTCGGCCGCATCACGATCGAAGACCTCGACGCCCACGGATGGCCGGCGGAGTTCGAACCACGCTGCTACATCTGCGGTCCCACGAGCTTCGTCGACACCGTGGCCGACATGCTGGTGGAGCGGGGCCACTCGGCAGCGAACATCCGAACGGAACGTTTCGGACCGAGCTGAAGGGCGATGAATCAGACGATGCCGCGGAGAAACTCGATCTTCAGGCGGCTGTAGTCGTCGGTCCACTGTGAATCAACCGACATGAACGAGTGGTCGAGTCTCGCCTGATTCTTGCTGTACAGGTTCAGGCGATTGGCGACGCCCATTCTGTCCAGCTGGGCGCTCAGTTCGGCTGCCTGGTCGGGAAAAGTCCCGGTGTTGCCGTCGGAGATGAAACTCGGTGGAAAGTCGGCGGTGACATTGTCGATGATGTTCGCCTGCGCAAGCAAAGCGGTGTCGGTGGTGTCGAGATAGCTTCGGGCGGCGATGTCGAAGAAGAAACCGTTCGACGGGCTCGGTGATTGCGGTGCGCCCGCTCTACCGACGTCGAGGGCTGCACTCTCGAACACGATCGCCTTCAGAGCACTTCGGTCCATGGTGGGTTCGATACCCAGTGCTCGCGCGTACTCGGAGTTGGTCTGCACGGCGGCGTAATTGCCCACGATGTGACCACCCGCGCTGGTTCCGGCGAGCACGACGCGACTCATGTCGAGTCCGTAACGGTCGGCGTTCGTTTCCAGGAACTGCATGGCCTGGCCCAGTTGTATTGTCTGCGTGGGGAATCGGTAACTCGGTGCGAACGCGTAGTTCACCGACACCACGTTGTAGCCGGCGTCGAGCATGGGGCCGGCCCACGACGCACCGGCGGAATCTGCGCTAGGAGCACCGTCCGTTTTGTCGCCGACGATCCAGCCACCACCGTGAATCGTGACGTATGTGGGCCGGCTGACCGATGGATCGTCGTCGGCGATGTAGATGTCGAGGAACGAATTCGGAAGCGTCGAGCCGTATTCGACGTCGTTGGTGAGGCGCGCACCGTCGACCACTGTCGTCGCAGTCCGGGCGTCGGCCTCGAAGGAATTGCTCTGCCCCACTGCATGCAGGGATCGAATCAGCGGAGCCGGACTGGCCGCCGTGCCGACGACCACCGCCGAGACCAGCAATGCAACAGCTGCAGCGACGCCGACCGGGATTGCGGTGGCCACCCTCCGCGTGGAGGCCCTCGAACGGCCTGCCCATGCCGACGCGAGCATGAAGAAGCCGAGCGCCGTTGCCGCGGTCAAGGTCGTGACCCACAGTGCGTGAAGGCCCGTCACCAACCATGCCGCCTGAGCGACCACGACGACACCGCCGAGCGCGGTTCCCAGCGCGGCGGGCTTACCGGCGCGGGACACGCGCACCAGAGCGATCGACACGACAGCCACGGCGATGACCCACAATCCCACCGCGAGCTGCTGCCGGATGAGGACGAACTCGAGCCACGCGAGTACGACGCCGACGCCGCCGGTGGCCGCGAGCGCAGTCGTCATCGCTCTAGTAGGACGCGCTGATCCGCCCTCGATGCCGTAAGGCACAGTCTTCCCCTCTTCGTTCGCGAGTGCGCTACCGAGCAGAGGCGTGACGTTGTCTGTGCAGTTCGCGAACGGTGTCG
This genomic window contains:
- a CDS encoding DoxX family protein gives rise to the protein MTTTHTTTPGKIAPRIGLVLQILVIVFLLFDAISHILNLQVVKDASVDLGLRDEMAPITGIVMLVILVLYAVPVTSILGAIVLTGYLGGAVLTNWRVEKPLLSTVFFAIYVGIVAWGALWLRDERVRSIIPLRRT
- a CDS encoding competence/damage-inducible protein A, producing the protein MTVRAGVVVTGTEVLAGRVTDRNGPWVAQRLLEMGVDVAHITVCGDRPDDLTAQVRFLADQRVDLIVTTGGLGPTADDLTVPTVAALYGRELTLDPELEDRIHAIVQRWRSRMSSAADSEPLRAGIRKQAMVPLGAQSISPTGTAPGVAIPADDSRSLPAVLILPGPPRELQAMWPEALDSAPVAEVLARRTHMRQDTIRGYRLSEADLAATLRTAESEITGFGDLEITTCLSLGELEMVTRYTESARTAYADLERLIEKIHGTQVFSTDGSTIDDIVAHRLSGHRIATAESCTGGMIAARLTDRAGSSAYVIGAVVSYANEAKTGLLDVPAEVIEQHGAVSEPVAALMAEGALNRLNVDIAVSTSGVAGPGGGTEAKPVGTVCFAIASTGRPTVTRTLHLPGDRASVRALSTTAAMHMLADTLEPATDA
- a CDS encoding AMP-binding protein, encoding MTYLDRPGVRFARDLGRFGDDPALITTDETLTYRDLDERVEHRASELGTTRRLVLIAGSNDVDVIVTYLAALRAGHPVLMAPGENPGHFDGLIDAYRPDVVVRTVDGRSVVDKDDRRPAHHLHPDLALLLSTSGSTGSPKLVRLSHRNVQSNAESIAEYLGIRATDRAATTLPMHYCYGLSVVHSHLLRGAALILTDSSVADPDFWTLVRTQRGTTFAGVPYTFDLLDRMGFEELDLPDLRYITQAGGKMPPDRVRKYAELGRRRGWDLFVMYGQTEATARMAYLPSDLAATHPHTIGRPIPGGAFRLETVDDCPSGTGELVYSGPNVMLGYAESPDDLRLGDTLAGELHTGDLARLTDDGFYEVVGRRSRFAKAFGLRIDLQRVESALAQHGFTACCTGGVDELVVVMEGGDIDAVRRTAAQTSGLPAAAVRVCLVDRVPRTPTGKPDLRAVADIAARQDLVTSDTVPPTADVKALFAEILHCSQVEDDSTFVSLGGDSLSYVRMSLRLEAMLGHLPENWHTTPVRDFDRGPRSRRGWHRVETNVLLRALAILLIVGSHIHLFAVLGGAHVLLGIAGYNFARFHLGAADRTERTRRVLRSVARIAIPSMVWIGLVIALTGDYRITSAFLLNGILGPDGWSAEWRYWFVEAIVYIVLAAAATLSVPWLDRLERRHAFWFPMGLVGLGLLTRYGLVDIDDSPNRILTASVVFWLFALGWAAAQANTIRQRLCVTVAIVATVPGFFFGDTQREIIVTIGLCMVVWLSSVPFPALLGRVAGVLASASLFIYLTHFQVYLPLRDDHPWLAFALSIVVGILYWQAVEFALSLRSRIVDVFAGLPRQRASDLSDSRPRAHNLAPWH
- a CDS encoding sulfite oxidase-like oxidoreductase translates to MALISKGFVGRRRGDDGRTPPGQYLTKDFPVLAIGPAPVVATDTWSFSIATERGDTRSWTWDEFAALPHESPTVDIHCVTKWSKLDTTWKGVSLDVLLDGLDTDAGFVVVHGFDGYTTNLPLEDLRDGKAWLVTEFDGAPLAREHGGPARLLVPHLYFWKSAKWISRIELTVENEQGFWERGGYHDYGDPWREQRYQGD
- a CDS encoding ferredoxin reductase, with protein sequence MRRETPTASTLVLDVDGWPGHLAGQHVDVKLTAEDGYSAQRSYSVASAPDGTSRIEITVQNVADGEVSPYLVDVVEAGDRIEIRGPVGRWFVWRPSQPSERPSPPILLVGGGSGIVPLRAMVRAQASATGGRVPFRVLYSVREPAEVYFADEWARPPAGVDITMIHTRRAPAGNARPLGRITIEDLDAHGWPAEFEPRCYICGPTSFVDTVADMLVERGHSAANIRTERFGPS
- a CDS encoding alpha/beta hydrolase, coding for MTTALAATGGVGVVLAWLEFVLIRQQLAVGLWVIAVAVVSIALVRVSRAGKPAALGTALGGVVVVAQAAWLVTGLHALWVTTLTAATALGFFMLASAWAGRSRASTRRVATAIPVGVAAAVALLVSAVVVGTAASPAPLIRSLHAVGQSNSFEADARTATTVVDGARLTNDVEYGSTLPNSFLDIYIADDDPSVSRPTYVTIHGGGWIVGDKTDGAPSADSAGASWAGPMLDAGYNVVSVNYAFAPSYRFPTQTIQLGQAMQFLETNADRYGLDMSRVVLAGTSAGGHIVGNYAAVQTNSEYARALGIEPTMDRSALKAIVFESAALDVGRAGAPQSPSPSNGFFFDIAARSYLDTTDTALLAQANIIDNVTADFPPSFISDGNTGTFPDQAAELSAQLDRMGVANRLNLYSKNQARLDHSFMSVDSQWTDDYSRLKIEFLRGIV